In Cicer arietinum cultivar CDC Frontier isolate Library 1 chromosome 1, Cicar.CDCFrontier_v2.0, whole genome shotgun sequence, one DNA window encodes the following:
- the LOC101502800 gene encoding uncharacterized protein: protein MACLCGGIHVKLHSSTKINLPSLKILQLDIDSVDCIDTLLSGCSTLESLDICFAPKCLSTIRMPHSLKSLKIGVENNDIGTHFEIVSPGLEYLSINQITAFGPITVCNFPEVTQVFLDVFSLEESVNALLNLLLAISATNTLELRRSTTKIIM from the exons ATGGCCTG TTTGTGCGGTGGAATCCATGTGAAATTGCACagttcaacaaaaattaatttgccATCACTAAAGATTTTGCAACTGGACATCGACTCTGTGGATTGTATTGACACCCTTCTCTCTGGATGTTCTACACTGGAAAGTTTGGATATTTGTTTTGCTCCTAAATGTTTGTCCACAATTCGCATGCCACATTCTTTGAAGAGTTTGAAAATAGGTGTTGAGAATAATGATATTGGAACTCACTTTGAAATTGTTTCACCCGGACTCGAATACCTCAGCATAAATCAAATCACAGCATTTGGTCCTATCACTGTTTGTAACTTCCCAGAGGTGACTCAAGTGTTTCTTGATGTCTTTTCACTCGAAGAATCTGTCAACGCTTTACTTAATCTTCTCCTAGCTATCTCCGCAACAAATACATTAGAGCTTCGTCGTTCCACAACAAAG ATCATAATGTAA